The region CGGACGGCATCATGCTGTCCGCCCCGATGCTCGGCTATTACGGGACATTCCTTCCCGTCGGCGTGATGCGCAAGGTCGCAGGGCTGATCCGACGCTTCGGCCATCCTGCGCGCCCGGCATGGAAATGGAGCGAGAAGCCCGGCGAAATCCCGGTCGGCCGGATCAATTTACTGACCCATGACAAGGACCGCTACGAAGACGAGCTGTGGTGGCGCGAGAAGCGTCCCGAACTCGTCATGGGGCCGGGCAGCTGGGGCTGGGTCGAACAGGGCTATGCCTCGATGCAGGTGATTTTCGCGCCCGGCGCACTCGAGGCGGTGACGATCCCGACGCTTATCCTGGCGACGTCGAACGACAAGCTGGTCGATGCCAAGGCCATCGAACGCGCCGCAGCGCGCCTTCCGAACTGCAAGCTGGTCCGCTTCGGCAAGGAAGCCCATCACGAGATCCTACGTGAGGTCGACGAGGTCCGCGACCGCGCCATCGGCGAAATGGACGCCTTCCTCGCCACGCTGGAGCGTCGGGATTGAGCGCAATGCGCTATGATTTTGCAATTGTCGGCGCTGGAATTGCAGGGGCCAGCCTCGCGGCTGAGCTATGCGGCGATGCATCTGTCCTGCTGC is a window of Erythrobacter sp. HKB08 DNA encoding:
- a CDS encoding alpha/beta fold hydrolase: MNPAAFDRRAIPAEAAESCWMAADGHAIRRIDWPGAGETPRGSILFFPGRGDNYEKYLETLHHWHEQGWRVTAADWRGQAGSGRLGQDAVTGHVDDFGDWIDDLAEFWPRWRAETPGPHVLAGHSMGGHLVLRGVVEKRVDPDGIMLSAPMLGYYGTFLPVGVMRKVAGLIRRFGHPARPAWKWSEKPGEIPVGRINLLTHDKDRYEDELWWREKRPELVMGPGSWGWVEQGYASMQVIFAPGALEAVTIPTLILATSNDKLVDAKAIERAAARLPNCKLVRFGKEAHHEILREVDEVRDRAIGEMDAFLATLERRD